In Pantoea cypripedii, the following proteins share a genomic window:
- the csiE gene encoding stationary phase inducible protein CsiE: MSSASSSAPLFSRSQRRCHLLLLLFLPAPALTLEKLCQLNGVDPVVARQDIADVSDEIQRYHQLELHQMVDGSFRVHGTELDRRLCLLHWLRRALRLSQDFVCEHFAPVLRQRLKVLKIEKALWDETNLQALIQHCSLRLNRNFSQRDRLFLQIFMKYALCQRQNALFNPAQRAWLAEKAEREAADDVIHHWQKRCHLVPDASEADFWTLLFSLIHAPDGNQLQHPQAQILMQAIEALISRFEQLAQTRINHPEELKQQLFTHLAQALDRSHFAIGIDNSVALDVARLYPRLLRTTEQALDDFAQQFATRFSAEEVSLVAVLFGAWLMQENALQEKQVLMLTGEDASLEQLLEQHIRELTLLPINITYQDMQQFQQHGAPRDIALVISPYATSLPLFSPTLIHAELPLSEYQQRRIRQLLES; the protein is encoded by the coding sequence ATGAGTTCTGCGTCCTCTTCTGCACCACTCTTCAGCCGTTCCCAACGTCGTTGCCATCTGCTACTGCTGCTATTTCTGCCCGCTCCCGCGCTGACGCTTGAAAAGCTCTGCCAGTTAAATGGCGTGGACCCTGTTGTCGCCCGACAGGATATCGCGGATGTCAGTGACGAGATACAGCGTTATCATCAACTGGAGCTACACCAGATGGTTGATGGCAGCTTTCGCGTACATGGAACGGAACTGGACAGGCGCTTATGCCTGCTTCATTGGCTGCGACGCGCATTGCGCCTGTCGCAGGATTTTGTTTGTGAACACTTTGCCCCGGTGCTGCGTCAGCGCCTGAAAGTGCTGAAGATTGAAAAAGCGTTGTGGGATGAGACCAACTTGCAGGCGCTGATTCAGCATTGCAGCCTGCGGCTTAATCGCAACTTCAGTCAGCGCGATCGGCTGTTTCTGCAAATCTTTATGAAGTATGCCCTGTGCCAGCGCCAGAATGCGTTGTTTAACCCGGCGCAGCGCGCCTGGCTGGCGGAGAAAGCGGAGCGGGAAGCTGCGGACGATGTGATCCACCACTGGCAAAAACGTTGCCATCTGGTGCCGGATGCCAGCGAGGCCGATTTCTGGACATTGCTGTTTAGCCTGATCCACGCACCGGACGGCAACCAGTTGCAGCACCCGCAGGCGCAAATCCTGATGCAGGCAATTGAAGCGCTGATCAGCCGTTTTGAACAACTGGCACAGACACGTATCAATCATCCGGAAGAGTTAAAACAACAGCTTTTTACCCATCTGGCGCAGGCGCTGGACCGCAGCCATTTTGCCATCGGTATTGATAACAGCGTGGCGCTGGATGTCGCACGGCTCTATCCACGCCTGCTGCGTACCACGGAACAGGCGCTGGATGACTTCGCGCAGCAATTTGCTACCCGCTTCAGCGCCGAAGAGGTGAGCCTGGTGGCGGTATTGTTCGGTGCCTGGCTGATGCAGGAGAACGCATTACAGGAGAAGCAGGTCCTGATGCTGACTGGCGAAGATGCCAGCCTGGAACAATTGCTGGAGCAGCACATTCGCGAACTGACGCTGCTGCCAATCAACATCACTTATCAGGACATGCAGCAGTTTCAGCAGCACGGCGCACCGCGTGATATCGCGCTGGTGATCTCTCCGTACGCGACCTCGTTACCGTTGTTTTCACCAACCTTAATTCATGCGGAGCTGCCGCTGAGCGAGTACCAGCAGCGCCGCATCCGTCAGTTGCTGGAGTCTTAA